A window of the Rhizobium viscosum genome harbors these coding sequences:
- the treS gene encoding maltose alpha-D-glucosyltransferase yields the protein MSDSELQHPLWHKDAIIYQLHIKSFFDANGDGIGDFQGLTEKLDYLAQLGINTIWLLPFYPSPGKDDGYDISDYEGIRPEFGTVDDFRRFVGEAHARSIRVIAELVVNHTSDQHPWFQRARRAPPGSPEREFYVWSDTDEKFEETRIIFVDTERSNWTWDPAAKSYFWHRFYSHQPDLNYRNPAVVEALLNTMRYWLDLGVDGFRLDAIPHLVERDDTRNENLPETHALLKHIRKTLDASYPGKVLLAEANQWPEEARQYFGKGDECHMAFHFPLMPRIFTAIAKADKQPIVTIIGQTYDIPKSCQWAIFLRNHDELSLEMVSEEERNFLWDTYAADKRARLNLGIRRRLAPLMGQDRRRIELLHILLLSLPGSPVLYYGDELGMGDDIDLGDRNGVRTPMQWSPDRNGGFSTAPEEQLALPLIDDPQYGFRAINVREQDSDPRSPLNWLRRILQLRTGHQAFGRGAIRFLENDNPAVIAYLREYGDEKLLCAANLSDASVATDVQLVGLRGRIPVELINGEAFPEISETDYRLTFQPYGYYWLRLD from the coding sequence ATGCCAATGGCGACGGGATCGGCGATTTTCAGGGATTGACCGAGAAGCTGGATTATCTGGCGCAGCTCGGTATCAACACGATCTGGCTGCTGCCATTTTACCCGTCACCGGGCAAGGACGACGGTTATGATATTTCCGACTATGAAGGCATCCGACCGGAATTTGGGACCGTCGATGACTTCCGCCGGTTCGTCGGGGAAGCCCACGCGCGGTCGATCCGGGTCATCGCCGAGCTCGTTGTCAACCACACGTCCGATCAGCATCCCTGGTTCCAGCGGGCAAGACGGGCGCCTCCCGGCTCGCCGGAGCGCGAGTTTTATGTCTGGTCGGACACAGACGAGAAGTTCGAAGAAACCCGTATCATTTTTGTCGATACCGAAAGATCCAACTGGACCTGGGACCCGGCGGCGAAATCCTATTTCTGGCACCGTTTCTATTCCCATCAGCCGGATCTCAACTATCGAAACCCCGCGGTTGTCGAAGCCCTCTTGAATACCATGCGCTACTGGCTGGATCTTGGCGTCGACGGTTTTCGGCTCGATGCCATTCCGCATCTTGTCGAGCGCGACGACACGCGCAACGAAAACCTGCCCGAAACCCATGCTCTTCTGAAGCATATTCGAAAAACATTGGATGCCAGCTATCCCGGCAAGGTGCTTCTTGCCGAGGCCAATCAATGGCCGGAGGAAGCGCGCCAATATTTCGGCAAGGGCGACGAATGCCATATGGCTTTTCATTTTCCGCTGATGCCGCGGATATTCACGGCGATTGCCAAAGCCGACAAGCAACCGATCGTCACCATCATCGGCCAGACATACGATATCCCGAAGAGCTGCCAATGGGCGATCTTTCTAAGAAATCACGATGAACTGTCGTTGGAGATGGTCAGCGAAGAGGAACGCAATTTCCTCTGGGACACCTATGCCGCAGACAAACGGGCAAGGTTGAACCTCGGCATCCGGCGGCGGCTTGCGCCGCTGATGGGGCAGGACCGCAGGCGCATCGAGCTCCTGCATATCCTGCTCCTATCATTGCCGGGCAGCCCGGTGCTTTATTACGGCGACGAACTGGGGATGGGTGACGACATCGACCTCGGAGACAGGAACGGGGTGCGCACGCCGATGCAATGGTCGCCAGACAGGAACGGCGGTTTTTCGACCGCGCCCGAAGAGCAGCTCGCGCTGCCGCTGATCGACGATCCGCAATATGGCTTCCGGGCTATCAATGTCAGGGAGCAGGATAGCGATCCGCGTTCGCCGCTAAACTGGCTTCGCCGCATCCTGCAGCTGCGCACAGGGCACCAGGCTTTTGGGAGAGGAGCGATCCGCTTCCTCGAAAATGATAATCCCGCTGTCATCGCCTATTTGAGGGAATATGGCGACGAGAAGTTGCTCTGCGCCGCCAACCTGTCGGACGCGTCCGTCGCTACCGATGTACAGCTCGTCGGGCTGAGGGGGCGCATTCCCGTCGAACTCATCAATGGCGAGGCATTTCCCGAAATTTCCGAAACCGACTACCGGCTGACGTTCCAGCCCTATGGTTACTATTGGCTGCGCCTTGACTGA
- a CDS encoding HAD family hydrolase encodes MIRAVLFDMDGVLIDAKEWHYEALNRALDLFGMPIDRQAHLTTFDGLPTRRKLEILSRTNGLPKGLNELIHELKQDYTMELIYTRCKPVFAHQYALSRLKHDGYKIAVCSNSIRVTIESMMRRAGLIEYIDLIVSNEDVTRAKPDPEMYVTTMERFGLRPDECLILEDNEYGLKAARDSGAYVMQIGTPADVVYGRIVSEIKRVSEVMA; translated from the coding sequence ATGATCCGTGCTGTTTTGTTCGACATGGATGGCGTTCTGATCGATGCCAAGGAATGGCATTATGAGGCGTTGAACCGGGCGCTCGATCTTTTCGGCATGCCGATCGATCGCCAGGCGCATCTGACCACGTTCGATGGCCTGCCAACCCGCCGCAAGCTGGAGATCCTCTCCCGTACCAATGGCCTGCCGAAGGGGCTCAACGAGCTGATCCACGAGCTGAAGCAGGACTATACGATGGAGCTGATCTACACCCGCTGCAAGCCGGTGTTTGCCCATCAATATGCACTCAGCCGTCTCAAGCACGATGGCTACAAGATCGCCGTCTGCTCGAACTCGATCCGCGTCACCATCGAGTCCATGATGCGCCGCGCCGGATTGATAGAATATATCGACCTCATCGTCTCCAATGAGGATGTCACCCGTGCCAAGCCGGATCCGGAAATGTATGTCACCACGATGGAGCGCTTCGGTCTCAGACCGGATGAATGCCTGATCCTCGAGGACAACGAATACGGCTTGAAGGCCGCACGCGACAGCGGCGCTTACGTCATGCAGATCGGAACACCGGCCGATGTTGTCTACGGCCGGATCGTGTCGGAGATCAAGCGTGTATCGGAGGTGATGGCATGA
- a CDS encoding glycosyltransferase family 2 protein produces the protein MIVLFPTTGTSPHFSPEDYAYPRPLIEVAGKPMILWAIENMKSLGGDTHFLFLVDQQDAVKYSYERIFDLSTNGRSEVVMLKGPTAGALCTCLMAVDRIDLTEPLVIANSDQIIDTRLASVIAEFEAAKADAGVITFETIHPRWSYVTLGDDGLVNRTSEKDVISNKAIAGFYYFREAQIFFKAATAALRHGVTVDDRYYVSSSLNEVILDGGRVVSASVPADRYHSFYNPKMIENFELNGVRRLSSAQAQRPVQLVVPAAGRGSRFAKVGFTRPKPFIDVLGRPMIQHVLENTLPPGGQPTVLLLREHLDSQADSVAELRSQGVGIVSVDQLTEGTACTVLLARQHLDEEAPLLIANSDQVVDMRIVDFIDDCMSRDLDGSILVFRDPKRDPKWSFAETDAAGFVLRVAEKQPISELATVGIYFFRRAGDFMKGALDMMVHNDRTNNEFYVCPAYNYAIRNGARIGVYEIDVRNMHGLGTPEDLTEYLQGREPVYA, from the coding sequence ATGATCGTCCTGTTCCCCACCACGGGCACAAGCCCCCATTTCAGCCCGGAAGACTACGCCTATCCGCGCCCGCTCATCGAAGTGGCCGGAAAGCCGATGATCCTTTGGGCCATCGAAAACATGAAGTCGCTCGGCGGCGACACCCATTTCCTCTTCCTCGTGGACCAGCAGGATGCCGTCAAATATTCCTACGAGCGGATCTTTGACCTCAGCACCAACGGTCGTTCCGAGGTGGTCATGCTGAAAGGCCCGACCGCCGGTGCGCTCTGCACCTGCCTGATGGCGGTCGACAGGATCGACCTCACCGAGCCGCTGGTGATCGCCAACAGCGACCAGATCATCGACACCCGCCTTGCATCCGTCATTGCGGAATTCGAGGCGGCCAAGGCGGATGCCGGCGTCATCACTTTCGAGACGATCCACCCGCGCTGGTCCTATGTGACGCTCGGCGACGACGGTCTCGTCAATCGCACCTCCGAGAAGGACGTGATCAGCAACAAGGCGATCGCTGGATTCTATTACTTCCGCGAGGCCCAGATTTTCTTCAAGGCCGCGACTGCCGCCTTGAGGCACGGGGTAACAGTGGACGACCGCTACTATGTCAGCTCGTCGCTAAACGAGGTGATCCTGGATGGCGGCCGCGTCGTTTCCGCGAGTGTTCCCGCCGACCGCTACCACAGCTTCTACAATCCGAAAATGATCGAGAATTTCGAGCTCAACGGGGTCCGCCGGCTGTCCTCCGCACAGGCCCAGCGACCCGTGCAGCTGGTAGTGCCGGCAGCCGGTCGGGGCAGTCGCTTTGCCAAGGTCGGGTTCACCCGCCCGAAACCCTTCATCGACGTACTTGGCCGGCCGATGATCCAGCATGTACTGGAAAACACGCTCCCGCCCGGCGGACAACCGACGGTCCTGCTGCTGCGCGAACATCTGGACAGTCAGGCGGATTCGGTGGCCGAACTTCGCTCGCAGGGTGTCGGGATCGTCTCGGTCGATCAACTCACCGAAGGTACCGCCTGTACCGTTCTGCTGGCGCGCCAGCATCTCGACGAGGAAGCTCCCCTTCTTATCGCCAATTCCGACCAGGTGGTGGACATGCGTATCGTCGATTTCATCGATGACTGCATGTCGCGTGATCTCGACGGATCAATTCTTGTGTTCCGCGATCCAAAGCGCGACCCGAAATGGTCTTTCGCCGAAACCGATGCGGCGGGCTTCGTTCTCAGGGTTGCTGAAAAGCAACCAATTTCGGAACTGGCAACGGTCGGCATCTACTTCTTTCGCCGCGCTGGCGATTTCATGAAGGGTGCGCTCGACATGATGGTGCACAACGACCGCACCAACAACGAGTTTTATGTCTGCCCGGCCTATAATTACGCCATTCGCAACGGTGCGCGCATCGGCGTTTACGAGATCGACGTCAGGAACATGCACGGGCTTGGCACGCCCGAGGATCTGACCGAATATCTGCAGGGCCGCGAGCCTGTCTATGCATGA
- a CDS encoding oligosaccharide flippase family protein, producing MGTSSTASLPGAEEDQEPRSVSTSRDALWVSGARLVSQLCGIGTLLIAARVLSPADVGVFAMVSSAVLLQSKIAEAGWSEYLIAAPHDRELPGTVLYCALTSGLAFTILGLIGLAVSLVWLAPTGSIFVTLLLLMATIVPGTFIICQSGVLVRGRRLRELASYQAASEFLGLLVTTGGLLLGWGIVALAAGRCCVVLVALLMSTGFARWLPRFEFHLTTAREALAYSTRLLASRLMQFAQSYGAEFLIVFFIGAAEVGLYRMASRIVGAVTELISEPVRMLAWSYFSRQQSATGSGAEGLSRLMGLIMAATAFAALPVFMGLAVISEQLVSVLLGVQWLAAAPVLILLAAARGIAVIQMLNEPVLSIIGRVALLPRLNMLFTATSLACLAIAGWIRPDLVNIAVAQVVAAALTTSVSLYFLQRGTGFRWPSLLRRILPAGLGACVMVGTVGLALHMAGGSLHLPLVDLFMGVVVGGLAYVVIAWSSGRALMAELNHVTGAQ from the coding sequence ATGGGCACATCTAGTACGGCATCACTACCCGGCGCGGAGGAAGATCAGGAGCCGCGTAGTGTCTCTACATCACGGGATGCGCTATGGGTTTCAGGCGCTCGTCTGGTCAGCCAACTCTGCGGTATCGGTACGCTGCTGATCGCAGCCCGCGTCCTCTCACCGGCCGACGTTGGCGTCTTTGCCATGGTCTCCTCGGCCGTGTTGCTGCAATCGAAGATTGCCGAAGCCGGATGGAGCGAATATTTGATTGCTGCGCCGCACGATAGAGAGCTGCCCGGTACGGTCCTTTATTGCGCGCTTACAAGCGGTCTCGCCTTTACCATCCTCGGCCTGATTGGGCTTGCCGTTTCCCTCGTTTGGCTGGCGCCTACCGGATCGATCTTCGTCACTCTCCTGCTGCTGATGGCGACCATCGTGCCCGGCACCTTCATCATCTGCCAGAGCGGCGTATTGGTCAGGGGACGACGCCTGCGCGAACTTGCCTCCTACCAGGCGGCCTCGGAATTTCTGGGCCTTCTCGTGACGACCGGAGGGCTATTGCTCGGCTGGGGCATCGTCGCGCTTGCGGCAGGACGCTGCTGCGTCGTGCTTGTCGCACTCCTGATGTCCACGGGCTTTGCGCGCTGGCTTCCGCGCTTCGAATTCCATCTCACCACTGCCCGCGAGGCGCTTGCCTATTCCACCCGGCTTCTGGCATCGCGCCTCATGCAATTTGCGCAAAGCTACGGCGCGGAGTTCCTGATCGTGTTCTTCATCGGTGCGGCGGAGGTCGGCCTCTACAGAATGGCAAGCCGCATCGTCGGCGCCGTCACAGAGCTGATTTCCGAACCCGTGAGGATGCTGGCATGGAGCTATTTTTCCCGCCAGCAGAGCGCCACGGGCAGTGGGGCGGAAGGCCTCAGCCGGCTCATGGGTTTGATCATGGCAGCCACCGCTTTTGCCGCTCTTCCCGTCTTCATGGGCCTTGCCGTCATATCCGAACAACTCGTCAGCGTGCTGCTCGGGGTGCAGTGGCTCGCAGCCGCCCCAGTGCTCATCCTTTTGGCGGCTGCGCGCGGCATTGCCGTCATCCAGATGCTCAACGAGCCCGTACTCAGCATCATCGGCCGGGTTGCCCTGCTGCCGCGGCTGAACATGCTGTTTACGGCAACAAGCCTCGCCTGCCTTGCGATCGCCGGCTGGATCCGTCCGGACCTCGTCAATATCGCGGTTGCGCAGGTCGTGGCCGCGGCATTGACGACTTCAGTGTCTCTCTACTTCCTGCAGCGCGGCACCGGATTCCGTTGGCCTTCCTTGTTGCGTCGGATCCTTCCCGCCGGGCTGGGCGCCTGTGTGATGGTCGGCACCGTCGGTCTGGCTCTCCATATGGCAGGCGGTAGCTTGCATCTGCCCTTGGTCGATTTGTTTATGGGAGTTGTGGTGGGGGGCCTCGCCTATGTCGTCATTGCATGGTCCAGCGGTCGCGCCTTGATGGCGGAACTCAACCATGTGACAGGCGCGCAGTAG